The DNA segment AGAACCCGGTCCCCGGGTTGCCGCTGCACGAACTCGCGGGCTTCACCCACCGCTGGGTCGAGGGGGAAGGCGTCCGGCTCCACGTCGTGGAAGGCGGCCGGCCGGCGGGCCCGACCGTCGTCCTGCTCGCCGGATTCCCGCAGACCTGGTGGGCCTGGCGCGAGGTGATGCTCGCCCTCGCCGAGCGCTTCCACGTGATCGCGGTCGACCTCCCCGGGCAGGGTCACTCCGAGCGCCCGCAGGGCGGTTACGACACGCACACCGTCGCCGCGCGCGTCCAGGCGGCGCTGAGCGCGCTCGACGTGCCGAAGTACTGGCTCGTCGCCCACGACGTCGGGGCCTGGGTCGCCTTCTCGCTGGCCCTGAAGTACGCGGAGCGCCTGCACGGCGTCGCGCTGCTCGACGCCGGCATTCCCGGCATCACCCTCCCGGAATCCGTCCCGCTCGATCCCGAACGGGCCTTCAAGACCTGGCACTTCGCGTTCCACCTGGTGCCCGAACTGCCCGAGACGCTCCTCACCGGTCGCGAACGTGCCTACGTGGACTGGTTCCTGAGGGCCAAGACGCTGTCCCCGGACACGTTCGACGGCGCCG comes from the Streptomyces sp. SUK 48 genome and includes:
- a CDS encoding alpha/beta hydrolase, producing MTDSSHGQNPVPGLPLHELAGFTHRWVEGEGVRLHVVEGGRPAGPTVVLLAGFPQTWWAWREVMLALAERFHVIAVDLPGQGHSERPQGGYDTHTVAARVQAALSALDVPKYWLVAHDVGAWVAFSLALKYAERLHGVALLDAGIPGITLPESVPLDPERAFKTWHFAFHLVPELPETLLTGRERAYVDWFLRAKTLSPDTFDGAEIDQYAAALAAEGGLRASLAYYRDAPRSARANHEALERGRLTVPVLGISSSRGSIPDMAASIGPWAEHITGVVIPEAGHFIPDEQPGAVVAALTAFIDHEGAG